In a genomic window of Stakelama saccharophila:
- a CDS encoding efflux RND transporter permease subunit, protein MKPERDDLPMLAVRRPWLITVLNLLIVIAGAAALFGVEVRELPDIDRPVVSVTASFPGAAPETMDAEVTSVLENAAARVSGVRRIRSSSEENNSRVHIEFSPDVDLDTAATDVREAVSQVTRDLPERVEQVRVVKADEDAEPIIRLAVASRRYGEAELTTIIDNDIVPELLTAEGVASIAQFGAREEQMRVAVDPVRLNRYRLTVGDVADALAQAPFDVPAGSFRSESQELVVRAEAIAATPEKVADVTIRDDIRVGDVANVYLAPADADSFVRLNGQPIIGLGVIRQAGSNTIQISDSVARSVERLRARFPEIAISVISDDADFIRISVREVVITLFATVAVVMATILLFFRSLRATLIPSTSIPVALIGVLGGIWLVGFSINLLTLLALVLATGLIVDDAIVVLENAQRLQAAGMGWRSAAVLGTRQVFFAVVATTAVLVSVFVPISFLPSDAGQLFREFGFVLALAVIISGFVALSLVPAIAARTRLSDENAGTADGRLVAFGKRLNTRYTRALKWSLDHPLVIIVASVAAAGAAGALYGTLNQELVPDEDRGTVVVSAQGPDGVGLAFMDAELDEIETRLQPLVDDGVIHSTFSIVGRYDPNRVQVTANLVDWSKRDRSQQDIVEALREPMRDIPGSRVGVYGRGSLSLGGGNDQIEVALTGTDYDRIYERAQKLATAIDTRSSGLANAEISYQPTQPQVALRVDRQRAAELGVGLDQISATLSAMVGGEEIVDLNVGDRALPILLTSTNRAITSPDQLGNLFVRTAQGSLTPLSSVTNATEQGIAAQLDRVEQRRAIEVQADIVSGTLGEAVNEIRRLTREAVGPDADLLLQGGAQTLGETSQAVLLTYSFALLIVFLVLVAQFESLTSGLVVLLSVPFALAAAILSLFLTGISLNIYSQIGLVMLIGLMAKNGVLIVEFADQLRDQGKSVREAIEDAAALRLRPIMMTLISTVAGAIPLVIASGAGAEARQSIGWVIFGGLGIASIFTLFLTPVLYLVIARFGRPRSVDLAHMHRELDAAEASA, encoded by the coding sequence GTGAAGCCGGAGCGCGACGATCTGCCGATGCTGGCCGTCCGGCGGCCATGGCTGATCACCGTGCTCAACCTGCTGATCGTCATCGCCGGTGCAGCCGCCTTGTTCGGCGTCGAGGTGCGCGAGCTTCCCGATATCGACCGGCCGGTGGTCTCCGTCACCGCCAGCTTCCCCGGTGCCGCGCCCGAGACGATGGACGCAGAGGTGACGAGCGTTCTGGAAAATGCCGCGGCGCGCGTGTCCGGCGTGCGCCGGATTCGCTCGTCGAGCGAGGAAAATAACAGCCGCGTCCATATCGAGTTCAGCCCCGACGTCGATCTCGACACCGCCGCGACCGACGTGCGCGAGGCGGTGAGCCAGGTGACGCGTGACCTGCCCGAACGGGTTGAACAGGTTCGCGTCGTGAAGGCGGACGAGGATGCCGAGCCGATCATCCGGCTCGCGGTGGCGAGCCGGCGTTATGGCGAGGCCGAGCTTACCACGATCATCGACAACGATATCGTCCCCGAACTGCTTACCGCCGAAGGCGTGGCGAGCATCGCGCAGTTCGGCGCGCGCGAGGAACAGATGCGCGTCGCCGTCGATCCCGTCCGGCTAAACCGCTATCGGTTGACGGTGGGCGATGTCGCCGACGCGCTTGCCCAGGCACCGTTCGACGTGCCGGCCGGCAGCTTCCGGTCCGAAAGCCAGGAACTGGTCGTGCGTGCCGAAGCCATCGCGGCAACGCCGGAAAAGGTCGCCGACGTCACGATCCGCGATGACATTCGCGTCGGCGATGTCGCCAATGTCTATCTGGCGCCCGCCGATGCCGACAGCTTCGTTCGGCTGAACGGACAACCGATCATCGGCCTGGGCGTGATCCGCCAGGCGGGATCGAACACGATCCAGATATCGGACTCGGTCGCCCGGTCCGTCGAACGCTTGCGCGCCCGCTTCCCCGAAATCGCCATTTCGGTGATTTCTGACGATGCCGACTTCATCCGCATTTCGGTGCGCGAGGTCGTGATAACATTGTTCGCGACTGTCGCGGTGGTCATGGCGACGATCCTGCTGTTCTTCCGTTCACTGCGCGCGACGCTCATCCCCAGCACGTCCATTCCCGTCGCCTTGATCGGCGTGCTGGGCGGGATCTGGCTGGTCGGCTTTTCGATCAATCTGCTGACATTGCTGGCGCTCGTCCTCGCCACCGGCTTGATCGTCGACGACGCCATCGTCGTGCTGGAAAACGCCCAGCGGCTCCAGGCCGCCGGCATGGGCTGGCGCAGTGCGGCGGTGCTGGGCACACGTCAGGTTTTCTTCGCCGTCGTGGCGACGACCGCGGTACTCGTGTCGGTGTTCGTGCCGATTTCCTTCCTTCCGTCGGACGCGGGGCAGTTGTTTCGCGAATTCGGCTTCGTCCTCGCGCTCGCCGTCATCATCTCGGGCTTTGTCGCCTTGTCGCTGGTCCCGGCGATTGCGGCCAGGACCAGGCTGAGCGACGAGAATGCCGGCACCGCGGATGGGCGACTGGTGGCGTTCGGCAAACGGCTGAATACCCGCTATACGCGCGCCCTGAAATGGTCACTCGACCATCCGCTGGTGATCATCGTCGCTTCGGTCGCAGCGGCGGGAGCCGCAGGCGCGCTGTACGGGACACTGAACCAGGAACTGGTGCCCGACGAGGATCGCGGTACCGTGGTGGTTTCCGCACAGGGGCCGGACGGCGTCGGCCTCGCCTTCATGGACGCCGAACTCGACGAGATCGAGACGCGGTTGCAGCCGCTGGTGGACGACGGCGTCATCCATTCGACCTTCTCCATCGTCGGCCGATACGATCCCAACCGTGTGCAGGTTACCGCCAATCTCGTGGACTGGAGCAAGCGCGACCGTTCCCAGCAGGATATCGTCGAAGCGCTGCGCGAGCCGATGCGTGACATTCCGGGGTCGCGCGTCGGCGTGTACGGGCGCGGCTCGCTCAGCCTGGGCGGCGGCAACGACCAGATCGAGGTTGCGCTGACCGGCACCGACTATGATCGCATCTACGAGCGCGCACAGAAACTCGCGACAGCGATCGACACACGGTCCAGCGGACTCGCCAATGCCGAAATATCCTACCAACCGACCCAGCCTCAGGTGGCGCTGCGGGTCGATCGCCAGCGCGCAGCTGAGTTGGGCGTCGGTCTCGATCAGATTTCCGCCACCCTCAGCGCCATGGTGGGCGGTGAGGAGATCGTCGACCTGAATGTCGGCGACCGCGCGCTGCCCATTCTGCTGACCTCCACGAACCGGGCGATTACCTCGCCCGATCAGCTCGGCAATCTTTTCGTTCGCACTGCTCAGGGGTCGCTGACCCCATTGTCGAGCGTGACCAACGCGACCGAGCAGGGCATTGCCGCACAGCTCGACCGGGTGGAACAACGCCGCGCGATCGAGGTGCAGGCCGACATTGTCTCCGGCACGCTGGGCGAGGCCGTAAACGAAATCCGGCGGTTGACCCGCGAGGCGGTCGGCCCGGACGCCGACCTGCTGCTTCAGGGCGGCGCGCAGACGCTGGGCGAGACATCGCAAGCGGTACTTCTGACCTACAGCTTCGCGCTCCTGATCGTCTTCCTCGTGCTGGTGGCGCAGTTTGAAAGCCTGACGAGCGGCCTCGTTGTGCTGCTGTCGGTGCCCTTTGCGCTGGCGGCGGCGATCCTGTCGCTGTTTCTTACCGGCATTTCGCTCAACATCTATTCGCAGATCGGGCTGGTGATGCTGATCGGCCTGATGGCGAAAAATGGTGTGCTGATCGTCGAATTCGCTGACCAGTTGCGCGATCAGGGCAAATCGGTGCGCGAAGCGATCGAGGACGCCGCGGCGCTGCGTCTGCGCCCGATCATGATGACGCTCATTTCCACCGTCGCCGGCGCGATCCCGCTGGTCATCGCGAGTGGTGCAGGCGCCGAGGCGCGGCAGTCGATCGGCTGGGTTATCTTCGGCGGGCTCGGTATCGCCAGCATCTTCACCCTGTTCCTGACGCCGGTGCTCTATCTGGTAATCGCGCGCTTCGGTAGACCGCGAAGCGTCGACCTCGCGCATATGCACCGTGAACTCGACGCGGCGGAGGCGTCGGCATGA
- a CDS encoding efflux RND transporter periplasmic adaptor subunit, with translation MILLAACGLAAGCSTEPSASAEPQSVAIVAERPQALAERKVIEAIGTARAVISAELYPESAGAVEAVNFTTGDYVRKNAPLVELDARRQRLAVDLAQVQVEEAQQLLDRYRRIEDTGALSASQIEEGETALRSAQLELRQARVALADRTVRAPFSGYMGLPQIDRGDRITPTTLIARLDRRDRLFVDFDAPETAFDQLRDRSVLELRPYSQPDSTVRAQVEAIDSTVGDEARTFTVRTIIDNRDDTFRPGMSFGVRIAGSGRTYPSVPEAAVVWGGDGAYIWVVRDGTAHKVPITIAGRRDGRVLVGGALDARMPVIVEGVQKVREGQTVRTVAQARARSAAGRVQQPDRPNGRTSGTDSATDSAP, from the coding sequence GTGATTCTCCTGGCCGCATGCGGACTGGCGGCCGGTTGTTCGACCGAGCCCTCAGCCTCGGCCGAGCCGCAGTCCGTCGCCATCGTGGCTGAGCGGCCGCAGGCGCTGGCGGAGCGCAAGGTAATCGAGGCGATCGGAACCGCCCGCGCCGTCATATCGGCGGAACTCTATCCCGAATCCGCCGGCGCCGTCGAAGCTGTCAATTTCACTACCGGCGACTATGTTCGCAAGAATGCGCCGCTAGTCGAGCTCGACGCGCGACGCCAACGGTTGGCGGTCGACCTGGCCCAGGTCCAGGTCGAAGAAGCGCAGCAACTACTCGACCGCTATCGTCGGATCGAAGACACCGGCGCCCTGTCCGCGAGCCAGATCGAAGAGGGGGAGACCGCACTGCGTTCCGCCCAGCTCGAACTGCGCCAGGCGCGTGTCGCGCTGGCCGACCGCACGGTGCGCGCGCCCTTTTCGGGCTATATGGGCTTGCCGCAGATTGATCGCGGCGATCGGATCACGCCGACGACGCTGATCGCCAGGCTCGATCGGCGCGACCGCCTGTTCGTCGATTTCGATGCGCCCGAAACGGCCTTCGACCAGCTTCGCGACCGGTCGGTCCTCGAGCTTCGGCCCTATTCGCAACCTGACAGCACGGTGCGCGCACAGGTGGAGGCGATCGACAGCACGGTCGGCGACGAGGCGCGGACCTTCACCGTACGCACCATCATCGACAATCGTGACGACACCTTCCGTCCGGGCATGAGCTTCGGCGTGCGGATTGCGGGATCGGGAAGAACATATCCTTCCGTGCCCGAGGCTGCCGTTGTCTGGGGCGGCGACGGCGCCTATATCTGGGTCGTTCGCGACGGTACGGCGCACAAGGTTCCGATCACCATCGCCGGGCGTCGAGACGGTCGCGTGCTGGTCGGTGGCGCGCTCGACGCCAGGATGCCGGTCATCGTTGAAGGCGTGCAGAAGGTCCGGGAGGGGCAGACGGTCCGCACGGTCGCCCAGGCACGGGCCAGATCGGCCGCTGGAAGGGTGCAACAGCCAGACCGCCCCAACGGGCGCACTTCCGGCACCGACAGTGCTACCGACAGCGCGCCGTGA
- a CDS encoding MBG domain-containing protein, with product MTRKFAFLLATTGLVPFVAPAAAQTLPQGGAVVRGDATIGMPSGGALGIDQHSERAIINWNSFSVGKDGRVDIRQPDAQAALLNRVTGDATSRIAGQISANGQVYLVNPNGIFITKSGSVDAAGFVASTLDIGNDDFMAGEIVVTGKGGSVANAGTISIAHGGYAALVGGEVSNSGLIAAPMGKVALGAGTRATLDFEGDGFLQVALPEDAASTIGMSGRIEAQGGSVILSAADARAAARGVVNMSGVIAATGVEGRDGAVRLTGGDVALSGADIDVSGAHGGGDVSLVSTRSMAVDAASTIAADATASGTGGDVFIWSDGDTSAKGTLSARGISEGGFVETSGKTVDFAGITVDTSAAAGRYGEWLIDPLDLIIGQAYADSVSEQLLVNNITLETQDSGPDAGDIIVNGAISWDAGTTLTLSAHRNITVNAGITVAGNGGVSLLTGQGGSGGDYRFGGGASLAFTGSGGSLSINGADYALIRSMAELDAIDSTGLSGRYALAGDVEAAGVTYTRAIVGEDVSSRFTGTFTGLGHTISNLTIEAPDNDYIGLFGFANDSTLRDVGMIGGSVIGSDSVGAIAGIARRATIRNVYSTGSVSGDQYVGGLIGFGTAATVTNAYTTGAVASESVAGGLMGYGSDATVSNVYATGAVSGTNRVGGLIGNGFDAAVSNAYATGAVSGTDVVGGLIGNGGFAMISNAYFDTGTTGQNSGIGSGTAYGDPVTGLTTAQLQSGSATFSSDAFAGGTGGLYPYLASFFPGGVETIDGTFADAAGAVSGAAIRFYSGGDVIGTASTGANGYYYAIVQPGILAAGQDFGSVLTLDHGQGATGVLHASDYTLVPGGNLLLTIGQLTSYSDGSLYSEIVDQFPDTFGGAFEADWANLDPFVHTTGNLALDRALTVADGETLGLIAGGDLLIGEDITVDGAGAVLLGAGGDYRFAGASLDYGANDQGGTLSIDGAAYDLIYSMAELDDIDATGLGGNYALATDLDASGTTYNDALVGSAAKFTGTFTGLGHTISDLRIDAPDTDFLGLFGRANGTVRDIGMVGGTVSGRHGVGGLIGGGDFATISNAYATGVVSGVTYVGGLIGDGRGVWLSNAYATGAVSGSDAVGGLIGLGLGAKVFNGYAAGAVSGVTYVGGLIGDGHGVWLSNAYATGAVSGSHAVGGLIGLGSLATIRNAYFDTQTTGQSEGVGFDTPANGPGTGLTTTQLQNGDATFSGDAFAGGTGGLYPYLASFHPDGVRAITGFVRDGDSNALSAALVSAYAGRDVLDNRGEAQIGTAISGANGYYYVLVPGDALDDAGSYSVMAGDVSDFDALLQTDRLTNDTVLSGNLLTDSVWRILTDAPSLTEAFDGLGNAPGSSTSVTTFHVDHEIPGVALELYASGPFTIDDEIMFSEGGDVTIDVAAGDLTLGSGVLTGGDITLITRGAFINESTSYTPLKTRDHRWLIYSANPDANVYGRGLDSGNTAVWNTEAGDTVTQAGNRYVFAYQPTITVSAVDASKTYGDAIDLSASYDRAGIEQGVAGAYLGDDYATILSGAPALASAGAAAGADTGDYAISLDQGALSISGGYKLALGPDATLSVARRALTISADDLGRIYGDANPALSYTAGDLVNGDTLTGSLATDADARSDVGDYAITQGTLTAGDNYAINFTTGTLSVTPRHIDVTALGGSSIYGEAPADPGFAATNLASFDTVAALTGLASSFGIDGTTDAGSYTLTVDGALTNGNYVIDARTAGTWTVGQRALTITANDLHRIYGDANPGLTWTVGGMGLVNGDELTGALATDAVITGDVGSYAIEQGTLAADSNYDVIFTPGTLTIDPRHITVTALGGSSIYGEAAVNPGLLATGLADFDDLSVLTGLSNSFGIDRTTDAGSYTLMVDGTLTNGNYVIDSRIDGTWTVGRRSLTIAANDLTRIYGDANPALTYTLGGLGLVNGDTLSGALVTDAEASSDAGGYAIGQGSLGANGNYDVSFTGGTLTVTPRHIDVTALDGSSIYGEAATNPGLSATNLAGFDDVSVLTGLSNSFGIDRTTDAGSYTLTVDGELTNGNYAIDTRTAGTWTVGQRALTISADDLGRIYGDANPVLAYTVGGMGLANGDGLRGSLATDANAGSDVGDYAIDLGTLTAGDNYAVTFEGGTLSVTPRLLAIAGADFARTYGLPNPPLTYEIVDGTLVNGDRLTGHLATEAAIDSLPGLYRITRGTLTAGGNYDLRFEPGTARIAPLHLDFVTAGMLPFVRGQSPTAILPAAQPDPVPCLPQRYCEW from the coding sequence ATGACCCGCAAGTTCGCCTTTCTGCTCGCCACCACCGGCCTCGTCCCCTTCGTCGCTCCCGCCGCCGCGCAGACCTTGCCGCAGGGCGGCGCCGTCGTGCGTGGCGATGCCACCATTGGAATGCCATCGGGCGGCGCGCTGGGTATCGACCAGCATTCGGAGCGCGCGATCATCAACTGGAACAGCTTCTCGGTCGGCAAGGACGGCCGGGTCGATATCCGCCAGCCCGATGCGCAGGCGGCGCTGCTCAACCGCGTCACGGGCGATGCCACCTCGCGCATCGCCGGGCAGATCAGCGCCAATGGGCAGGTCTATCTGGTCAACCCCAACGGGATATTCATCACGAAGAGCGGTTCCGTCGATGCGGCGGGCTTCGTCGCCTCCACGCTCGATATCGGCAATGACGATTTCATGGCGGGCGAGATCGTGGTCACCGGCAAGGGCGGTTCGGTCGCCAATGCCGGCACCATCTCCATTGCGCACGGCGGCTATGCGGCACTTGTCGGCGGGGAGGTCAGCAATAGCGGGCTGATCGCGGCGCCCATGGGCAAGGTGGCGCTGGGCGCGGGCACGCGCGCGACGCTGGACTTCGAAGGCGACGGTTTCCTGCAGGTGGCATTGCCGGAGGATGCGGCGTCCACCATCGGCATGTCGGGCCGTATAGAGGCGCAGGGCGGCAGCGTCATCCTCTCTGCCGCCGATGCGCGCGCGGCGGCGCGCGGCGTGGTCAATATGTCTGGCGTGATCGCCGCGACCGGCGTGGAAGGGCGCGATGGCGCCGTGCGCCTGACCGGCGGTGACGTCGCCCTGTCCGGCGCGGATATCGACGTGTCGGGCGCGCATGGCGGGGGCGATGTCTCGCTGGTGTCCACGCGCAGCATGGCCGTGGATGCGGCCAGCACCATCGCCGCCGACGCCACCGCCAGCGGCACGGGCGGCGATGTGTTCATCTGGTCCGATGGCGACACCAGCGCCAAGGGCACGCTCAGCGCGCGCGGCATAAGCGAAGGCGGCTTCGTCGAGACATCGGGCAAGACGGTCGATTTTGCCGGGATCACCGTCGACACCAGCGCGGCTGCTGGGCGCTACGGCGAATGGTTGATCGATCCGCTCGATCTGATCATCGGGCAGGCCTATGCCGACAGTGTGAGCGAGCAATTACTCGTCAACAATATCACGCTGGAAACGCAGGATAGCGGCCCCGATGCCGGCGACATCATCGTCAATGGCGCGATATCGTGGGACGCAGGCACCACACTGACGCTGAGTGCTCATCGCAATATCACGGTTAATGCCGGAATTACGGTGGCCGGGAATGGCGGTGTCTCCCTGCTGACAGGTCAAGGCGGCAGCGGTGGTGATTATCGCTTCGGCGGGGGCGCGAGCTTGGCCTTCACCGGCAGCGGCGGCAGTCTGTCAATCAATGGTGCCGATTATGCTCTGATCCGCTCCATGGCCGAGCTGGACGCGATCGACAGCACCGGTCTGAGCGGCCGCTACGCGCTCGCGGGCGATGTGGAGGCGGCGGGCGTGACTTACACCCGGGCCATAGTTGGAGAGGATGTTAGCAGCCGATTTACCGGCACCTTCACGGGGCTTGGACACACCATCTCGAACCTCACTATCGAGGCGCCCGACAACGATTATATCGGTCTGTTCGGCTTCGCAAACGATAGCACATTGCGCGATGTCGGCATGATCGGCGGCAGCGTAATCGGGAGCGATTCGGTCGGGGCCATAGCCGGGATCGCGCGACGAGCCACCATACGCAATGTCTATAGCACGGGATCGGTGTCGGGCGATCAGTATGTTGGGGGGCTAATCGGCTTCGGCACCGCGGCAACGGTGACGAATGCCTATACCACGGGCGCGGTGGCGAGTGAGTCTGTGGCCGGCGGACTGATGGGCTACGGCTCCGATGCGACAGTGAGCAATGTCTATGCCACCGGCGCAGTGTCGGGCACCAATCGAGTCGGCGGCCTGATCGGCAATGGCTTCGATGCAGCAGTGAGCAATGCCTACGCCACCGGCGCGGTGTCGGGAACCGACGTTGTCGGCGGCCTGATCGGCAATGGCGGATTTGCCATGATCAGCAATGCCTATTTCGATACCGGAACGACCGGGCAGAACTCGGGCATCGGTAGCGGTACGGCGTACGGCGACCCGGTCACAGGTTTGACAACCGCCCAGTTGCAATCCGGGAGCGCGACCTTCAGCAGCGATGCCTTTGCCGGCGGCACTGGCGGTCTCTACCCCTATCTCGCCAGCTTCTTCCCTGGCGGCGTGGAGACAATCGACGGTACGTTTGCCGATGCCGCCGGCGCAGTGTCCGGGGCGGCAATCCGCTTCTACAGCGGCGGCGATGTGATCGGCACGGCATCGACCGGTGCGAACGGTTATTACTATGCCATCGTCCAGCCCGGTATCCTCGCGGCGGGGCAGGATTTCGGCAGCGTCCTGACGCTCGACCACGGACAGGGCGCCACCGGTGTGCTGCACGCCAGCGACTATACGCTGGTCCCGGGCGGCAACCTCCTGCTCACGATAGGCCAGCTCACGAGCTATAGCGATGGCTCGCTCTATTCCGAAATCGTGGATCAGTTCCCCGATACATTCGGCGGGGCCTTTGAAGCCGACTGGGCGAACCTCGACCCGTTCGTCCACACTACAGGCAACCTGGCGCTCGACCGGGCGTTGACGGTCGCGGATGGCGAAACGCTTGGCCTTATCGCCGGCGGTGATCTGCTGATCGGCGAAGACATCACGGTCGACGGCGCCGGCGCGGTATTGCTGGGCGCGGGCGGCGATTACCGCTTCGCGGGCGCCAGCCTGGATTACGGTGCGAATGATCAGGGCGGCACGCTGAGCATCGACGGTGCGGCCTATGATCTGATCTATTCCATGGCAGAGCTGGACGATATCGACGCGACCGGGCTGGGCGGCAATTATGCGCTCGCCACGGATCTGGACGCGTCCGGCACGACTTATAACGACGCGCTGGTCGGAAGTGCCGCCAAGTTTACCGGCACATTCACCGGACTGGGGCATACGATCAGCGATCTCCGGATCGATGCGCCGGATACCGATTTTCTGGGTCTGTTTGGCAGAGCCAACGGCACGGTCCGCGATATTGGAATGGTCGGCGGGACGGTGTCAGGGCGACACGGTGTCGGCGGCCTGATCGGCGGTGGCGATTTCGCGACGATCAGCAACGCCTATGCCACGGGGGTGGTGTCGGGAGTCACCTATGTCGGCGGCCTGATCGGCGATGGCCGCGGCGTGTGGCTGTCCAATGCCTATGCCACGGGAGCGGTGTCGGGGAGCGATGCCGTCGGCGGCCTGATCGGCCTTGGCTTAGGCGCGAAAGTGTTCAATGGCTATGCAGCTGGAGCGGTGTCGGGAGTCACCTATGTCGGCGGCCTGATCGGCGACGGCCACGGCGTGTGGCTGTCCAATGCCTATGCCACGGGAGCGGTGTCGGGGAGCCATGCCGTCGGCGGCCTGATCGGCCTTGGCTCGCTCGCGACGATAAGAAACGCCTATTTCGACACCCAGACCACCGGGCAGAGCGAAGGCGTCGGCTTTGACACGCCGGCCAATGGCCCCGGCACCGGCCTGACCACAACGCAACTTCAGAACGGCGATGCCACGTTCTCCGGCGATGCGTTTGCAGGCGGCACGGGCGGCCTCTATCCTTATCTGGCGAGCTTCCACCCCGATGGCGTGCGCGCGATTACCGGCTTCGTACGAGATGGCGACAGCAATGCGCTGTCGGCGGCGCTGGTCTCCGCCTATGCGGGCCGCGACGTGCTGGATAATCGCGGCGAAGCGCAGATCGGCACGGCGATCAGCGGAGCCAATGGCTACTATTACGTACTGGTGCCGGGCGATGCGCTCGATGACGCTGGAAGCTATAGCGTCATGGCAGGCGACGTGTCTGACTTCGACGCGCTTCTTCAAACGGACCGTTTGACCAACGACACGGTGCTGAGCGGGAATCTGCTAACGGACAGCGTTTGGCGGATCCTGACCGACGCCCCCTCGCTGACGGAGGCATTCGATGGGCTGGGAAACGCCCCGGGGTCTTCAACCTCGGTGACTACCTTCCATGTTGACCACGAAATTCCGGGTGTCGCCCTGGAACTCTACGCATCCGGGCCATTCACTATCGACGACGAGATCATGTTCTCGGAAGGGGGCGACGTCACAATCGATGTCGCTGCGGGAGACCTGACTCTCGGAAGTGGGGTTCTGACAGGCGGCGATATCACGCTGATCACCCGCGGGGCATTCATAAACGAGAGCACGTCTTACACGCCCCTCAAAACCCGCGATCACCGCTGGTTGATCTATTCCGCCAATCCCGACGCCAATGTTTATGGCAGGGGACTGGACAGCGGCAATACCGCCGTCTGGAACACCGAGGCGGGCGACACGGTGACGCAGGCGGGCAACCGTTATGTCTTCGCCTATCAGCCGACGATCACCGTCTCCGCCGTCGATGCCAGCAAGACCTATGGCGATGCAATCGATCTTTCCGCAAGCTATGACAGGGCGGGTATCGAACAGGGCGTGGCGGGCGCCTATCTGGGCGACGATTACGCCACGATCCTCAGCGGCGCCCCCGCGCTGGCATCCGCCGGGGCGGCGGCGGGGGCCGATACCGGCGACTATGCCATCTCGCTTGACCAGGGAGCGCTGTCCATCAGCGGCGGCTATAAGCTGGCGCTCGGCCCCGATGCGACGCTGTCGGTCGCCCGGCGCGCGCTGACGATCAGCGCCGACGATCTCGGCCGCATTTACGGCGATGCCAATCCGGCGCTGAGCTACACGGCAGGTGATCTGGTCAATGGTGATACGCTCACCGGCAGCCTGGCGACCGATGCGGATGCGCGCAGCGACGTTGGCGACTATGCCATCACCCAGGGCACGCTCACCGCGGGCGACAACTATGCGATCAATTTCACCACCGGCACCTTGTCGGTAACGCCACGCCACATCGACGTAACCGCCCTCGGCGGTAGCTCGATCTACGGCGAGGCTCCGGCCGATCCCGGCTTCGCCGCCACCAACCTCGCCAGCTTCGACACGGTGGCTGCGCTGACCGGCCTTGCCAGCAGCTTCGGCATCGACGGCACCACCGACGCGGGCAGCTACACGCTGACGGTCGACGGCGCGCTGACGAACGGCAATTACGTTATCGACGCCCGCACCGCGGGCACCTGGACCGTCGGCCAGCGCGCGCTGACGATTACAGCCAACGATCTCCACCGCATTTACGGCGACGCCAATCCGGGTCTGACCTGGACGGTTGGCGGCATGGGCCTGGTCAACGGCGACGAACTGACCGGGGCGCTTGCGACCGACGCCGTCATCACCGGCGACGTCGGCAGCTATGCCATCGAACAGGGTACGCTGGCGGCGGATAGCAACTACGATGTCATCTTCACCCCTGGGACGCTGACGATCGATCCGCGCCATATCACCGTGACCGCGCTGGGCGGCAGCTCGATCTACGGCGAGGCCGCCGTCAATCCGGGGTTGTTGGCGACAGGACTTGCCGACTTCGACGATCTATCGGTGCTGACCGGCCTCTCGAACAGCTTCGGGATCGACCGCACCACCGACGCGGGCAGCTACACGCTGATGGTGGATGGCACCCTGACCAACGGCAACTATGTAATCGACAGCCGCATCGATGGTACATGGACCGTCGGCCGGCGCAGCCTGACGATCGCGGCGAATGACCTCACGCGCATCTACGGCGATGCCAACCCGGCGCTGACCTACACGCTCGGGGGCTTGGGCCTGGTGAACGGCGACACGCTGAGCGGTGCGCTCGTGACCGATGCCGAGGCGAGCAGCGACGCGGGTGGCTATGCGATCGGCCAGGGGAGCCTCGGCGCGAACGGCAACTATGACGTGTCATTCACCGGCGGCACGCTAACGGTGACGCCGCGTCATATCGACGTGACGGCGCTGGATGGCAGCTCGATCTATGGCGAGGCGGCGACGAACCCCGGTCTTTCCGCGACCAACCTTGCCGGCTTCGACGACGTGTCGGTGCTGACCGGCCTGTCGAACAGCTTCGGGATCGACCGCACCACCGATGCGGGTAGCTACACGCTCACGGTCGATGGCGAACTGACGAACGGCAACTACGCTATCGACACCCGCACCGCCGGCACCTGGACCGTCGGCCAGCGCGCGCTGACGATCAGCGCCGACGATCTCGGCCGCATCTACGGCGATGCCAATCCGGTGCTGGCGTACACGGTCGGCGGCATGGGGCTGGCCAATGGCGACGGACTGAGGGGTTCTCTTGCCACCGACGCAAACGCGGGCAGCGATGTCGGCGATTATGCGATCGACCTCGGCACCCTGACTGCGGGCGACAATTACGCGGTCACGTTTGAAGGGGGCACATTGTCGGTAACGCCGCGCCTGCTCGCGATCGCCGGCGCCGACTTCGCGCGGACCTACGGCCTGCCCAATCCGCCTCTCACTTACGAGATCGTGGATGGGACGCTCGTCAATGGTGACCGCCTGACAGGCCATCTCGCCACCGAGGCCGCGATCGACAGCCTGCCGGGTCTTTACCGGATCACACGCGGCACGCTGACCGCGGGCGGCAACTATGACCTGCGCTTCGAGCCCGGCACCGCCCGCATTGCGCCGTTGCACCTGGACTTCGTCACAGCCGGCATGCTGCCCTTCGTGCGAGGCCAATCGCCAACCGCGATTTTGCCAGCGGCACAGCCAGATCCCGTCCCCTGTCTGCCACAGCGCTATTGCGAGTGGTGA